GGTTTCGTCAGCCCGAGCAGCCGGGCGGCGTTCTCCTTGAGGATCCTCGGCCTGACCTCGTCCTTGATCGGCAGCTCGGCGAAGTCGGCGAGCCAGCGGTCGGGGGTCAGGACTGGGAAGTCCGAGCCGAAGAGGACCTTGTCCTTCAGCAATGTGTTGGCGTACTGCACCAGTTGGGGCGGGAAGTACTTCGGTGACCAGCCGGACAGGTCGATGTGCACGCCGGGCTTGTGGGTGGCCACCGCGAGGGCCTCGTCCTGCCAGGGGAAGGACGGGTGCGCCAGGATGATCTTCAGGTGCGGGAAGTCGGCCGCCACGTCGTCCACGTGCAGCGGGTTGGAGTACTTGAGGCGGATACCGCCGCCTCCCGGCACGCCGGCGCCGATGCCGGTCTGGCCCGTGTGGAACAGGGCGATGGTGTCCGTCTCCTCGATCACCTCGTAGAGGCCGTACGCCACCGAGCGGTCGTCGGGGAAGAAGCCCTGGATGCTGGGGTGGAACTTGAAGCCCCGCACGCCGTACTCCTCGACCAGGCGGCGGGCCTGCTTCACGCCCGCCTTCCCCCGGAACGGGTCGATGGACGCGAAGGGGATCAGCACGTCGGCGTTGGCGGCGGCCGCCTCGGCGACCTCCTC
The DNA window shown above is from Streptomyces chartreusis and carries:
- a CDS encoding amidohydrolase family protein; protein product: MNPDELVAIDVHTHAEASSKGHSSLDDDLHDASSAYFKVEGKRKPTLQETAAYYRERNMAAVIFTVDAESATGTAPVPNEEVAEAAAANADVLIPFASIDPFRGKAGVKQARRLVEEYGVRGFKFHPSIQGFFPDDRSVAYGLYEVIEETDTIALFHTGQTGIGAGVPGGGGIRLKYSNPLHVDDVAADFPHLKIILAHPSFPWQDEALAVATHKPGVHIDLSGWSPKYFPPQLVQYANTLLKDKVLFGSDFPVLTPDRWLADFAELPIKDEVRPRILKENAARLLGLTKP